In Anabas testudineus chromosome 12, fAnaTes1.2, whole genome shotgun sequence, one genomic interval encodes:
- the LOC113158329 gene encoding probable histone deacetylase 1-B isoform X1 has product MRTEETPSVKKPLLPHHRDWTSRSLLRCVVKVKVGQKLTTMAFTSQGYKKKVCYYYDGDIGNYYYGQGHPMKPHRIRMTHNLLINYGLYRKMEIYRPHKASAEEMTKYHSDEYIKFLHAIRPDNMSEYSKQMQRFNVGEDCPVFDGLFEFCQLSAGGSVAGAVKLNKQQTDIAINWAGGLHHAKKSEASGFCYVNDIVLAILELLKYNQRVLYIDIDIHHGDGVEEAFYTTERVMTVSFHKYGEYFPGTGDLRDIGAGKGKYYAVNYPLRDGIDDESYEAVFKPVMAKVMEMYQPSAVVLQCGADSLSGDRLGCFNLTIKGHAKCVEYIKSFNLPLLMLGGGGYTIRNVARCWTYETAVALDCSIPNELPYNDYFEYFGPDFKLHINPSNMTNQNTNDYLEKIRQHLFENLRMLPHAPGVQMQDIAGDTVQEDSGDEDEEEPDKRISIRTHDKRIVREEEFSDSEDEGEGGRRNTTSFKKAKRPEAEGEKEGEEKEKKGEEVKEVQEEEKEAEDEKMDTSK; this is encoded by the exons ATGAGGACAGAGGAAACGCCCTCCGTTAAAAAGCCGCTGCTGCCTCATCACCGTGACTGGACGAGTCGCTCGCTGCTGCGGTGTGTGGTGAAAGTCAAAGTCGGACAAAAACTGACCACAATGGCGTTTACCTCCCAGGGATACAAGAAAAAAGTTTGCTACTACTATGACG GTGATAttggaaattattattatggtcAAGGTCATCCCATGAAGCCCCACCGAATCCGCATGACGCACAACCTGTTGATCAACTATGGCCTCTACAGAAAGATGGAGATATAT CGTCCGCACAAAGCCAGCGCAGAGGAGATGACCAAGTATCACAGCGATGAATACATCAAGTTCCTGCATGCAATCCGACCAGACAACATGTCAGAGTACAGCAAGCAAATGCAGAGAT TTAACGTGGGCGAGGACTGTCCGGTCTTCGATGGTTTATTTGAGTTCTGCCAACTTTCAGCAGGGGGCTCTGTTG CTGGTGCTGTAAAGTTGAACAAACAGCAGACTGACATAGCTATCAACTGGGCTGGGGGCCTGCATCATGCCAAGAAGTCAGAGGCCTCTGGGTTTTGCTATGTTAACGACATTGTTCTGGCTATTCTTGAGTTACTAAA ATACAATCAGAGAGTCTTGTACATAGATATTGACATCCATCATGGAGATGGTGTGGAAGAGGCCTTCTACACCACAGAGCGTGTTATGACAGTGTCTTTCCACAAGTATGGAGAGTACTTCCCTGGCACAGGTGACCTGAGG GACATTGGCGCTGGGAAGGGCAAATATTATGCGGTGAATTATCCACTGAGGGATGGGATTGATGACGAGTCTTATGAAGCCGTATTCAAACCT GTCATGGCAAAGGTGATGGAGATGTACCAACCCAGTGCAGTGGTTCTGCAGTGCGGTGCTGATTCTTTGTCAGGAGATAGGCTCGGCTGCTTTAACCTCACTATTAAAG GCCATGCCAAGTGTGTGGAGTACATAAAGAGCTTCAACCTGCCACTGTTAATGCTAGGTGGAGGAGGCTACACCATCCGTAACGTGGCACGCTGCTGGACATACGAAACAGCTGTAGCCCTTGACTGCTCTATCCCTAATG AGCTCCCATACAACGACTACTTTGAGTACTTTGGGCCAGACTTCAAGCTGCACATCAACCCTTCTAACATGACCAATCAGAACACTAATGACTACCTGGAAAAAATCAG ACAGCATTTGTTTGAAAACTTGCGTATGTTGCCTCACGCCCCGGGAGTTCAGATGCAGGACATTGCAGGGGACACTGTACAGGAGGACAGTGGcgatgaagatgaggaggaacCCGACAAACGGATCTCAA TCCGCACGCATGACAAGAGAATAGTGCGTGAGGAGGAGTTCTCTGACTCAGAGGATGAAGGTGAAGGAGGCCgcagaaacacaacaagcttCAAGAAGGCCAAGCGACCCgaagcagaaggagaaaaagagggagaagaaaaggagaagaaaggtgAGGAGGTTAAAG AAGtacaggaggaagagaaggaggctgAGGATGAGAAAATGGACACATCAAAGTGA
- the LOC113158329 gene encoding probable histone deacetylase 1-B isoform X2 produces the protein MRTEETPSVKKPLLPHHRDWTSRSLLRCVVKVKVGQKLTTMAFTSQGYKKKVCYYYDGDIGNYYYGQGHPMKPHRIRMTHNLLINYGLYRKMEIYRPHKASAEEMTKYHSDEYIKFLHAIRPDNMSEYSKQMQRFNVGEDCPVFDGLFEFCQLSAGGSVAGAVKLNKQQTDIAINWAGGLHHAKKSEASGFCYVNDIVLAILELLKYNQRVLYIDIDIHHGDGVEEAFYTTERVMTVSFHKYGEYFPGTGDLRDIGAGKGKYYAVNYPLRDGIDDESYEAVFKPVMAKVMEMYQPSAVVLQCGADSLSGDRLGCFNLTIKGHAKCVEYIKSFNLPLLMLGGGGYTIRNVARCWTYETAVALDCSIPNELPYNDYFEYFGPDFKLHINPSNMTNQNTNDYLEKIRQHLFENLRMLPHAPGVQMQDIAGDTVQEDSGDEDEEEPDKRISIRTHDKRIVREEEFSDSEDEGEGGRRNTTSFKKAKRPEAEGEKEGEEKEKKEVQEEEKEAEDEKMDTSK, from the exons ATGAGGACAGAGGAAACGCCCTCCGTTAAAAAGCCGCTGCTGCCTCATCACCGTGACTGGACGAGTCGCTCGCTGCTGCGGTGTGTGGTGAAAGTCAAAGTCGGACAAAAACTGACCACAATGGCGTTTACCTCCCAGGGATACAAGAAAAAAGTTTGCTACTACTATGACG GTGATAttggaaattattattatggtcAAGGTCATCCCATGAAGCCCCACCGAATCCGCATGACGCACAACCTGTTGATCAACTATGGCCTCTACAGAAAGATGGAGATATAT CGTCCGCACAAAGCCAGCGCAGAGGAGATGACCAAGTATCACAGCGATGAATACATCAAGTTCCTGCATGCAATCCGACCAGACAACATGTCAGAGTACAGCAAGCAAATGCAGAGAT TTAACGTGGGCGAGGACTGTCCGGTCTTCGATGGTTTATTTGAGTTCTGCCAACTTTCAGCAGGGGGCTCTGTTG CTGGTGCTGTAAAGTTGAACAAACAGCAGACTGACATAGCTATCAACTGGGCTGGGGGCCTGCATCATGCCAAGAAGTCAGAGGCCTCTGGGTTTTGCTATGTTAACGACATTGTTCTGGCTATTCTTGAGTTACTAAA ATACAATCAGAGAGTCTTGTACATAGATATTGACATCCATCATGGAGATGGTGTGGAAGAGGCCTTCTACACCACAGAGCGTGTTATGACAGTGTCTTTCCACAAGTATGGAGAGTACTTCCCTGGCACAGGTGACCTGAGG GACATTGGCGCTGGGAAGGGCAAATATTATGCGGTGAATTATCCACTGAGGGATGGGATTGATGACGAGTCTTATGAAGCCGTATTCAAACCT GTCATGGCAAAGGTGATGGAGATGTACCAACCCAGTGCAGTGGTTCTGCAGTGCGGTGCTGATTCTTTGTCAGGAGATAGGCTCGGCTGCTTTAACCTCACTATTAAAG GCCATGCCAAGTGTGTGGAGTACATAAAGAGCTTCAACCTGCCACTGTTAATGCTAGGTGGAGGAGGCTACACCATCCGTAACGTGGCACGCTGCTGGACATACGAAACAGCTGTAGCCCTTGACTGCTCTATCCCTAATG AGCTCCCATACAACGACTACTTTGAGTACTTTGGGCCAGACTTCAAGCTGCACATCAACCCTTCTAACATGACCAATCAGAACACTAATGACTACCTGGAAAAAATCAG ACAGCATTTGTTTGAAAACTTGCGTATGTTGCCTCACGCCCCGGGAGTTCAGATGCAGGACATTGCAGGGGACACTGTACAGGAGGACAGTGGcgatgaagatgaggaggaacCCGACAAACGGATCTCAA TCCGCACGCATGACAAGAGAATAGTGCGTGAGGAGGAGTTCTCTGACTCAGAGGATGAAGGTGAAGGAGGCCgcagaaacacaacaagcttCAAGAAGGCCAAGCGACCCgaagcagaaggagaaaaagagggagaagaaaaggagaagaaag AAGtacaggaggaagagaaggaggctgAGGATGAGAAAATGGACACATCAAAGTGA
- the LOC113158329 gene encoding histone deacetylase 1-like isoform X3: MRTEETPSVKKPLLPHHRDWTSRSLLRCVVKVKVGQKLTTMAFTSQGYKKKVCYYYDGDIGNYYYGQGHPMKPHRIRMTHNLLINYGLYRKMEIYRPHKASAEEMTKYHSDEYIKFLHAIRPDNMSEYSKQMQRFNVGEDCPVFDGLFEFCQLSAGGSVAGAVKLNKQQTDIAINWAGGLHHAKKSEASGFCYVNDIVLAILELLKYNQRVLYIDIDIHHGDGVEEAFYTTERVMTVSFHKYGEYFPGTGDLRDIGAGKGKYYAVNYPLRDGIDDESYEAVFKPVMAKVMEMYQPSAVVLQCGADSLSGDRLGCFNLTIKGHAKCVEYIKSFNLPLLMLGGGGYTIRNVARCWTYETAVALDCSIPNELPYNDYFEYFGPDFKLHINPSNMTNQNTNDYLEKISICLKTCVCCLTPREFRCRTLQGTLYRRTVAMKMRRNPTNGSQSARMTRE, translated from the exons ATGAGGACAGAGGAAACGCCCTCCGTTAAAAAGCCGCTGCTGCCTCATCACCGTGACTGGACGAGTCGCTCGCTGCTGCGGTGTGTGGTGAAAGTCAAAGTCGGACAAAAACTGACCACAATGGCGTTTACCTCCCAGGGATACAAGAAAAAAGTTTGCTACTACTATGACG GTGATAttggaaattattattatggtcAAGGTCATCCCATGAAGCCCCACCGAATCCGCATGACGCACAACCTGTTGATCAACTATGGCCTCTACAGAAAGATGGAGATATAT CGTCCGCACAAAGCCAGCGCAGAGGAGATGACCAAGTATCACAGCGATGAATACATCAAGTTCCTGCATGCAATCCGACCAGACAACATGTCAGAGTACAGCAAGCAAATGCAGAGAT TTAACGTGGGCGAGGACTGTCCGGTCTTCGATGGTTTATTTGAGTTCTGCCAACTTTCAGCAGGGGGCTCTGTTG CTGGTGCTGTAAAGTTGAACAAACAGCAGACTGACATAGCTATCAACTGGGCTGGGGGCCTGCATCATGCCAAGAAGTCAGAGGCCTCTGGGTTTTGCTATGTTAACGACATTGTTCTGGCTATTCTTGAGTTACTAAA ATACAATCAGAGAGTCTTGTACATAGATATTGACATCCATCATGGAGATGGTGTGGAAGAGGCCTTCTACACCACAGAGCGTGTTATGACAGTGTCTTTCCACAAGTATGGAGAGTACTTCCCTGGCACAGGTGACCTGAGG GACATTGGCGCTGGGAAGGGCAAATATTATGCGGTGAATTATCCACTGAGGGATGGGATTGATGACGAGTCTTATGAAGCCGTATTCAAACCT GTCATGGCAAAGGTGATGGAGATGTACCAACCCAGTGCAGTGGTTCTGCAGTGCGGTGCTGATTCTTTGTCAGGAGATAGGCTCGGCTGCTTTAACCTCACTATTAAAG GCCATGCCAAGTGTGTGGAGTACATAAAGAGCTTCAACCTGCCACTGTTAATGCTAGGTGGAGGAGGCTACACCATCCGTAACGTGGCACGCTGCTGGACATACGAAACAGCTGTAGCCCTTGACTGCTCTATCCCTAATG AGCTCCCATACAACGACTACTTTGAGTACTTTGGGCCAGACTTCAAGCTGCACATCAACCCTTCTAACATGACCAATCAGAACACTAATGACTACCTGGAAAAAATCAG CATTTGTTTGAAAACTTGCGTATGTTGCCTCACGCCCCGGGAGTTCAGATGCAGGACATTGCAGGGGACACTGTACAGGAGGACAGTGGcgatgaagatgaggaggaacCCGACAAACGGATCTCAA TCCGCACGCATGACAAGAGAATAG